Proteins co-encoded in one Actinomadura luteofluorescens genomic window:
- a CDS encoding carbohydrate ABC transporter permease encodes MTLRSAASGTAETPQPPAAPPAGAGAPRRAGRRRGRRRRGRSRSQAWTAHLFLAPWFVGLFAITLGPMIASLYLSFTDYSLLSEAHWVGLKNYDTMFTADDRFTNSLKVTTTYVVVSVPLQLAFALGLAMALDRGLRGLSFYRSVFYLPSLLGGSVAISILWRKIFGTDGIVNTFLGWFGYHGQGWVTSPDTALWTLIVLHVWTFGAPMVIFLAGLRQIPRSLYEAARVDGAGRLRQFRSITLPLLTPIIFFNAVLEVIKSFQSFTQSFVVSGGNGGPVDSTLFYTLYLYIKGFKNYEMGYAAAMAWVLLLIIAALTAVNFLMSRFWVFYGDDR; translated from the coding sequence ATGACGCTGAGATCCGCGGCGTCCGGAACGGCGGAGACGCCGCAGCCTCCGGCCGCGCCCCCCGCCGGGGCGGGCGCGCCGCGGCGGGCGGGACGCCGGAGGGGCCGGCGCCGCCGCGGCCGCTCCCGCTCGCAGGCGTGGACCGCCCACCTGTTCCTGGCCCCCTGGTTCGTCGGCCTGTTCGCCATCACGCTCGGCCCGATGATCGCCTCGCTGTACCTGTCGTTCACCGACTACAGCCTGCTCAGCGAGGCGCACTGGGTCGGCCTGAAGAACTACGACACGATGTTCACGGCCGACGACCGGTTCACCAACTCCCTCAAGGTCACGACCACCTACGTCGTCGTGTCCGTCCCGCTGCAGCTCGCCTTCGCCCTCGGGCTGGCGATGGCGCTGGACCGGGGACTGCGCGGGCTGTCGTTCTACCGGTCGGTGTTCTACCTGCCCTCGCTGCTCGGCGGCAGCGTGGCGATCTCGATCCTGTGGCGGAAGATCTTCGGGACGGACGGGATCGTCAACACGTTCCTCGGCTGGTTCGGCTACCACGGCCAGGGCTGGGTCACCAGCCCCGACACCGCGCTCTGGACGCTGATCGTCCTGCACGTCTGGACGTTCGGAGCCCCGATGGTGATCTTCCTGGCCGGGCTGCGGCAGATCCCGCGGAGCCTGTACGAGGCGGCCCGGGTGGACGGCGCCGGCCGGCTGCGGCAGTTCCGCTCGATCACGCTGCCGCTGCTCACGCCGATCATCTTCTTCAACGCCGTGCTGGAAGTGATCAAGTCGTTCCAGTCGTTCACGCAGTCGTTCGTCGTCAGCGGCGGCAACGGCGGGCCGGTCGACTCGACCCTCTTCTACACGCTCTACCTCTACATCAAGGGCTTCAAGAACTACGAGATGGGCTACGCGGCCGCCATGGCGTGGGTGCTCCTCCTCATCATCGCGGCCCTGACCGCCGTCAACTTCCTCATGTCTCGATTCTGGGTCTTCTATGGCGACGACAGGTAA
- a CDS encoding TIGR03943 family putative permease subunit, with protein sequence MSRSAQNLLLVLVGGAMLWITLGSGEYVNYVRPGFRYPLVAAAVALVGLGAAGLRREWRDTGDDPHDDDHGGHGPGVAWLLCLPVLAIFVIAPPALGSFTAARGAGRAAPPPPSPAEGFAPLPRTGAPVPMSMGEFIGRAYEAQTGDPASFEGVPVRLTGFVSPPAKGERGWRVTRLKVACCAGDAIPFPVIVRGLPRPPADTWVRVDGVWEPPAPGRRATVVQTLRGRSLQRVGRPSDPYE encoded by the coding sequence GTGAGCAGGTCCGCGCAGAACCTGCTGCTCGTCCTGGTCGGCGGCGCAATGCTGTGGATCACGCTGGGCAGCGGCGAGTACGTCAACTACGTGCGGCCCGGGTTCCGCTACCCGCTGGTCGCCGCGGCGGTCGCGCTGGTCGGGCTGGGGGCCGCCGGGCTGCGCCGGGAATGGCGGGACACCGGCGACGACCCCCACGACGACGATCACGGCGGGCACGGTCCGGGCGTCGCGTGGCTGCTCTGCCTGCCCGTGCTGGCGATCTTCGTGATCGCGCCGCCCGCGCTCGGCTCGTTCACCGCCGCACGCGGCGCCGGCCGCGCCGCGCCGCCCCCGCCGTCCCCCGCCGAAGGCTTCGCCCCGCTGCCGAGGACGGGAGCGCCCGTCCCGATGAGCATGGGCGAGTTCATCGGACGCGCCTACGAGGCGCAGACGGGCGACCCCGCATCGTTCGAGGGGGTCCCGGTGCGGCTGACGGGCTTCGTGTCCCCGCCGGCGAAGGGCGAGCGCGGCTGGCGCGTCACCCGGTTGAAGGTCGCGTGCTGCGCGGGTGACGCCATCCCGTTCCCCGTGATCGTGCGCGGCCTGCCGCGGCCGCCCGCCGACACGTGGGTGCGGGTCGACGGGGTGTGGGAGCCGCCCGCGCCCGGACGGCGGGCGACGGTCGTCCAGACGCTGCGCGGACGGTCCCTCCAGCGGGTCGGCAGGCCCAGCGACCCCTACGAGTGA
- a CDS encoding mandelate racemase/muconate lactonizing enzyme family protein translates to MIKDLSVAARSVPLARPWGADVPRNHVLVVTLTLGDGRSGTGVSWTPQAGAHAIKALLEHDVRDAVIGLPAHPGVVWDRLSAVLGEAGRSGIVPLAMAGVDLALWDLECGERPLAEVLGARRESVPVYGSGVNLHYTLDELTAQAERWAAAGYPAVKVKVGRPSLAEDVARVAAVRAAVGPDTALMIDANQRWDLHRARTALRALERFDLFWIEEPLPADDVAAHAELRRHVGTPIAVGENVATAHGFRDLLTAGACDVVQPNAVRVGGITPFLRIADLARVFGVPVYPHLLTELSGQLALALHHPAMVELVEDASLTDLGLLAAPSPVEITGTELRATGAPTRWAR, encoded by the coding sequence ATGATCAAGGATCTGTCCGTCGCGGCGCGGTCGGTGCCGCTGGCCCGGCCGTGGGGCGCGGACGTGCCCCGCAACCACGTCCTGGTCGTCACGCTCACGCTCGGCGACGGGCGCTCGGGCACCGGCGTCTCCTGGACCCCGCAGGCCGGGGCGCACGCGATCAAGGCGCTGCTGGAGCACGACGTCCGGGACGCGGTGATCGGCCTTCCGGCGCACCCGGGCGTCGTCTGGGACCGGCTGTCGGCCGTCCTCGGCGAGGCGGGCCGGAGCGGGATCGTCCCGCTCGCGATGGCCGGGGTGGACCTCGCCCTGTGGGATCTGGAGTGCGGTGAGCGTCCGCTGGCAGAGGTTCTCGGGGCGCGGCGGGAGAGCGTTCCCGTCTACGGCAGCGGCGTCAACCTGCACTACACGCTGGACGAGCTGACCGCCCAGGCGGAGCGGTGGGCCGCCGCCGGGTACCCCGCCGTCAAGGTCAAGGTGGGCCGCCCCTCGCTCGCCGAGGACGTCGCGCGGGTCGCCGCCGTCCGCGCGGCCGTCGGCCCGGACACCGCGCTGATGATCGACGCCAACCAGCGGTGGGACCTGCACCGGGCCCGGACCGCGCTGCGGGCGCTGGAGCGGTTCGACCTGTTCTGGATCGAGGAGCCGCTGCCCGCCGACGACGTCGCCGCCCACGCGGAGCTGCGCCGCCACGTCGGCACGCCGATCGCGGTCGGGGAGAACGTCGCCACGGCGCACGGCTTCCGCGACCTGCTGACCGCCGGCGCCTGCGACGTCGTCCAGCCGAACGCCGTGCGCGTCGGCGGGATCACCCCGTTCCTGCGCATCGCCGACCTCGCCCGCGTCTTCGGCGTGCCCGTCTACCCGCACCTGCTCACCGAGCTGTCCGGGCAGCTCGCCCTGGCGCTGCACCATCCCGCGATGGTGGAGCTGGTCGAGGACGCCTCGCTCACCGACCTCGGCCTGCTCGCCGCCCCGTCCCCCGTGGAGATCACCGGGACGGAGCTGCGCGCGACGGGCGCCCCGACGAGGTGGGCGCGATGA
- a CDS encoding permease: MACMIERAGPRVAEEEVLPPADWGRERGAAPGARAAWAFGALAAALVLGRTWAAPHIGARALDAWATIFVAVCVQALPFLVFGVALSAAITAFVPASVWRRVLPRRPAAAVPVAGAMGAVLPGCECASVPVAGGLMARGVAPAAALTFLLAAPAINPVVLVATAVAFPGKPEMVVGRFAASLLVAVLAGWAWLLLGKREWLRVPSRPHAHGAAGRLDAFRQAMRHDIMHAGGFLVVGAAAAATINAAVPSNWVSSAADDAVVSVLLLAVLAVLMSICSEADAFVAASLSQFSTTARLTFLVVGPMVDLKLIALQAGFFGRSFAVRFVPLTFCLAVGVSALVGGLLS, translated from the coding sequence ATGGCCTGCATGATCGAACGCGCCGGGCCGCGGGTGGCCGAGGAGGAGGTGCTCCCTCCGGCGGACTGGGGGCGCGAGCGGGGTGCGGCGCCCGGAGCGCGCGCGGCCTGGGCGTTCGGCGCGCTGGCGGCGGCGCTCGTGCTCGGACGGACATGGGCGGCGCCGCACATCGGCGCGCGGGCCCTGGACGCCTGGGCGACGATCTTCGTGGCGGTGTGCGTCCAGGCGCTGCCGTTCCTCGTCTTCGGCGTCGCGCTGTCGGCCGCGATCACCGCGTTCGTGCCCGCGTCGGTGTGGCGGCGCGTGCTGCCGCGCCGGCCGGCGGCGGCGGTACCGGTCGCGGGCGCGATGGGGGCGGTCCTGCCGGGGTGCGAGTGCGCGTCGGTGCCGGTCGCGGGCGGGCTGATGGCGCGCGGCGTGGCGCCCGCCGCCGCGCTCACGTTCCTGCTCGCCGCCCCCGCGATCAACCCCGTGGTGCTGGTCGCCACCGCGGTCGCCTTCCCGGGCAAACCGGAGATGGTGGTCGGACGGTTCGCCGCGTCGCTGCTGGTGGCGGTGCTGGCCGGGTGGGCATGGCTGCTGCTGGGCAAGCGCGAATGGCTGAGGGTGCCGTCCCGTCCCCACGCGCATGGAGCCGCCGGACGCCTGGACGCGTTCCGGCAGGCCATGCGGCACGACATCATGCACGCCGGAGGGTTCCTGGTCGTCGGCGCGGCGGCGGCCGCCACCATCAACGCCGCGGTGCCTTCGAACTGGGTCTCGTCGGCGGCGGACGACGCCGTGGTGTCGGTCCTGCTCCTCGCGGTGCTGGCCGTGCTGATGTCCATCTGCTCGGAGGCCGACGCGTTCGTGGCGGCCAGCCTGTCGCAGTTCTCCACCACCGCGCGGCTGACGTTCCTGGTGGTCGGCCCGATGGTGGACCTCAAGCTGATCGCCCTGCAGGCGGGGTTCTTCGGCCGGAGCTTCGCGGTCCGGTTCGTCCCGCTGACGTTCTGCCTGGCGGTGGGGGTCAGCGCGCTGGTGGGAGGGCTGCTGTCGTGA
- a CDS encoding NAD-dependent epimerase/dehydratase family protein, which produces MSRVLVTGSAGRLGRSVVTVLAAAGHEVIGVDTAPGTPPDAAATLPADLTDLGEAHSALTRFRPDAVVHLAAIAVPFGRTDATTFRVNTQLAFNVCAASVALGVERLVVASSPTVMGYGAPGGWAPDYLPLDERHPARPWNVYSLSKLVAEQTVETFARSAEGTRMAAFRPCFVVAPEEWDGAPTQSGHTIRERLDRPEIGGASLFNYLDARDAGAFVDALLAGLPRLERNGEVFFAGAADALAREPLAELLPRFVPQAKGPAGALTGSSPAFSSAKAERLLGWTAERTWRTELA; this is translated from the coding sequence GTGAGCAGAGTGCTCGTCACCGGAAGCGCGGGCCGGCTGGGCCGAAGCGTCGTGACCGTGCTGGCGGCCGCCGGGCACGAGGTGATCGGCGTCGACACCGCCCCCGGCACGCCCCCGGACGCCGCCGCCACCCTACCGGCCGACCTCACCGACCTCGGCGAGGCCCACTCGGCCCTCACCCGGTTCCGGCCGGACGCGGTCGTCCACCTCGCCGCGATCGCCGTCCCCTTCGGCCGGACGGACGCCACGACGTTCCGCGTCAACACCCAGCTCGCCTTCAACGTCTGCGCGGCCTCGGTCGCGCTGGGCGTGGAGCGACTGGTCGTCGCCAGCAGCCCCACGGTGATGGGCTACGGCGCGCCCGGCGGCTGGGCGCCCGACTACCTTCCGCTGGACGAGAGGCACCCGGCCCGGCCGTGGAACGTCTACAGCCTGTCCAAGCTGGTCGCCGAGCAGACCGTGGAGACGTTCGCCCGCTCGGCGGAGGGCACGCGGATGGCCGCGTTCCGTCCCTGCTTCGTGGTCGCGCCCGAGGAGTGGGACGGCGCCCCCACCCAGTCGGGCCACACCATCCGCGAGCGGCTGGACCGGCCCGAGATCGGCGGCGCCTCCCTGTTCAACTACCTCGACGCCCGCGACGCGGGCGCCTTCGTCGACGCCCTCCTCGCCGGGCTGCCCCGGCTGGAGCGCAACGGCGAGGTGTTCTTCGCGGGCGCCGCCGACGCGCTGGCCCGCGAGCCGCTGGCCGAGCTGCTGCCCCGCTTCGTCCCGCAGGCGAAGGGGCCCGCCGGGGCGCTCACCGGCTCCTCCCCCGCGTTCTCCTCCGCCAAGGCCGAGCGGCTGCTCGGCTGGACCGCCGAGCGCACCTGGCGCACCGAGCTCGCCTAG
- a CDS encoding ABC transporter substrate-binding protein: MKRILAATALTLLAVPATACGSGDGDSGGKNRIVFSYWGSDSRQKLTEAAIAKFEAKNPGIDVEGDFSDWDSYYEKLATKTAAGDAPDVMSIEIRGLAEYAGRGTLADLTGKVNTADLDQSVLKAGQVDGKQYAIPTGVNAFPMVVNKAALEKYGQKAPDDRTWTWDDYVATSQKVTEKSGGKVWGTEYNENPAFLQIFAAQRGEQFYGDGKVALSEQTVKDWWALLKKIIDTKAGPAAAKMLETGTKVDQALLATNTSVFGSWWSNQLDALTKGSGQELDLLRMPKAPGASASGMFLQPAMYYTISAKSEKAENARKFVDFLVNDPEAGGILLSDRGLPTNAKVIATIKSRLTPADQKVLAFMDSIKGDLSPVVVPPKGAMEMEDILKRATDSVLFGKAQPDAAAKTFLTEADNALS, from the coding sequence ATGAAGCGCATCCTGGCGGCCACCGCCCTCACCCTGCTCGCGGTGCCGGCCACCGCGTGCGGCAGCGGCGACGGCGATTCCGGCGGCAAGAACAGAATCGTCTTCTCCTACTGGGGCAGCGACTCCCGGCAGAAGCTGACCGAGGCGGCCATCGCCAAGTTCGAGGCGAAGAACCCCGGCATCGACGTCGAGGGCGACTTCTCCGACTGGGACAGCTACTACGAGAAGCTCGCCACCAAGACCGCGGCCGGGGACGCCCCCGACGTCATGTCGATCGAGATCCGCGGGCTGGCGGAGTACGCGGGCCGCGGCACCCTCGCCGACCTCACCGGCAAGGTGAACACCGCCGACCTCGACCAGAGCGTCCTGAAGGCCGGCCAGGTCGACGGCAAGCAGTACGCGATCCCCACCGGCGTCAACGCCTTCCCGATGGTCGTCAACAAGGCGGCCCTGGAGAAGTACGGCCAGAAGGCCCCCGACGACAGGACCTGGACCTGGGACGACTACGTCGCGACCTCCCAGAAGGTGACGGAGAAGAGCGGCGGCAAGGTCTGGGGCACCGAGTACAACGAGAACCCGGCGTTCCTGCAGATCTTCGCCGCGCAGCGCGGCGAGCAGTTCTACGGGGACGGCAAGGTCGCCCTGTCGGAGCAGACCGTCAAGGACTGGTGGGCGCTCCTGAAGAAGATCATCGACACGAAGGCGGGCCCGGCCGCGGCCAAGATGCTGGAGACCGGCACCAAGGTCGACCAGGCGCTGCTCGCGACCAACACCAGCGTGTTCGGCAGCTGGTGGAGCAACCAGCTCGACGCGCTGACGAAGGGCTCCGGGCAGGAGCTGGACCTGCTGCGCATGCCGAAGGCGCCGGGCGCCTCCGCCTCGGGCATGTTCCTCCAGCCGGCGATGTACTACACGATCTCGGCCAAGTCCGAGAAGGCGGAGAACGCCCGCAAGTTCGTCGACTTCCTGGTGAACGACCCGGAAGCCGGCGGGATCCTGCTCAGCGACCGCGGCCTCCCCACCAACGCCAAGGTCATCGCCACGATCAAGAGCAGGCTCACCCCGGCGGACCAGAAGGTGCTGGCCTTCATGGACTCCATCAAGGGCGACCTCAGCCCGGTCGTCGTCCCGCCCAAGGGCGCGATGGAGATGGAGGACATCCTCAAGCGCGCCACCGACTCGGTGCTGTTCGGCAAGGCGCAGCCGGACGCGGCCGCCAAGACCTTCCTCACCGAGGCCGACAACGCGCTGTCCTGA
- a CDS encoding aldose epimerase family protein, which translates to MRLHDGATGATPAFGVTPEGERVERHVLDNGRLRACVLTYGAILQRVEVADGANVVLGLPTLDDYLHRSRYFGAVVGRYANRIARGRFTLDGREHRLAANDGEHSLHGGVRGFDKRVWRVESAGPAELVLSLVSPDGEEGYPGELRARVRYALDGDALRLEYRATTDAPTVVNLTNHSYFDLSGTGDVRGHVVAMEADRYLPVDGGKIPTGGPVPVAGTPFDFTVPTPVGARRGGRYDHCFVLQGRVTVADPAGGRTMEVTTTEPGVQFYTGHMLDGVATPYGPFAGLCLETQRFPDAPNRPAFPSAVLRPGQEHVSVTTYRFGHA; encoded by the coding sequence ATGAGGTTGCACGACGGCGCCACCGGAGCCACGCCCGCGTTCGGTGTCACGCCCGAAGGCGAACGGGTCGAACGGCACGTGCTCGACAACGGGCGGTTGCGCGCCTGCGTCCTGACCTACGGCGCGATCCTCCAGCGCGTCGAGGTCGCGGACGGCGCCAACGTCGTCCTGGGCCTCCCCACGCTGGACGACTACCTGCACCGCAGCCGCTACTTCGGCGCGGTCGTCGGCCGGTACGCCAACCGCATCGCCCGGGGCCGGTTCACGCTCGACGGCAGGGAGCACCGGCTCGCCGCCAATGACGGCGAGCACAGCCTGCACGGCGGCGTCCGCGGCTTCGACAAGCGGGTGTGGCGCGTGGAGTCGGCGGGCCCGGCGGAGCTGGTGCTGAGCCTGGTGAGCCCGGACGGCGAGGAGGGCTACCCCGGCGAGCTGCGCGCCCGCGTCCGGTACGCGCTCGACGGCGACGCGCTGCGGCTGGAGTACCGGGCCACGACCGACGCCCCCACGGTGGTCAACCTGACCAACCACTCCTACTTCGACCTGTCCGGCACGGGCGACGTGCGCGGCCACGTGGTGGCGATGGAGGCCGACCGCTACCTGCCGGTGGACGGGGGGAAGATCCCCACGGGCGGGCCGGTCCCGGTCGCCGGGACGCCGTTCGACTTCACCGTCCCCACCCCCGTGGGCGCGCGGCGCGGCGGCCGCTACGACCACTGCTTCGTGCTCCAGGGCCGGGTGACGGTCGCCGATCCGGCCGGCGGGCGGACGATGGAGGTCACCACCACCGAACCGGGCGTCCAGTTCTACACAGGCCACATGCTGGACGGTGTCGCCACGCCCTACGGCCCGTTCGCCGGGTTGTGCCTGGAGACCCAGCGGTTCCCCGACGCGCCGAACCGGCCCGCGTTCCCGTCCGCGGTCCTGCGGCCCGGCCAGGAGCACGTTTCGGTCACCACCTATCGCTTCGGACATGCCTGA
- a CDS encoding DUF6807 family protein: MTPVRVVVAGVHGYGRHHLDNVARLAAAGRARLAGVCDLRPPSGLGVPVSADLPALIRETGAEIAVIATPIHTHAPLAVAALEAGAHVLLEKPPAPSVEEFSRISEAVARTGLACQVGFQSLGSDAIPAARELLGPVRAIGVAGAWSRPFGYYTRSAWAGRRRLDGADVMDGALTNPFAHAVATALAVAGADTAAAIAGVELELYRANAIESDDTSSVRLRLADGTVIAITVSLCSDRRTEPYLHLHGRDRSARLFYTVDEIEMGGTVTGFGRADLLGDLVAHVRDGAGLLVPLARTGGFTRLLDAIRLAPDPRLIDGRFVRAEPSRLVLPGIEDLAVRAAAELKTLSELGFPGSLGSVRAPWPRTALRVGDREVADYVQRGDLQAADAPRPHLHPVRTLGGTVVTESRPDDHVHHLGAGVAISDVDGVNFWGGSTYVRGEGPRMLADHGRQRRRSLRPVDGGYAEDLDWTGPDGTVLATEERTLTARALTPPTGPEAWALDFAFALTGRAGRPLVLRSSACKGRTGAGYGGFFWRAPKDSTGLDVFTGEASGEGAVHGSVTPWLALTSDAWSLVFVQTAGLDPWFVRVAEYPGVGPALAWDEPRTVPERLERAITVIVADGRLAPGRARTLAAAQATGRVSRR; encoded by the coding sequence ATGACGCCGGTGCGGGTCGTGGTGGCGGGGGTGCACGGCTACGGGCGCCATCACCTGGACAACGTCGCCCGGCTCGCCGCGGCGGGCCGGGCCAGGCTGGCGGGCGTGTGCGACCTGCGGCCGCCGTCCGGGCTCGGGGTGCCCGTCTCGGCGGACCTGCCCGCCCTGATCCGCGAGACCGGCGCGGAGATCGCGGTGATCGCCACCCCGATCCACACGCACGCCCCGCTGGCCGTGGCGGCGCTCGAAGCCGGGGCGCACGTGCTCCTGGAGAAGCCGCCCGCGCCGTCCGTCGAGGAGTTCTCCCGGATCTCCGAGGCGGTGGCCCGGACCGGGCTGGCCTGCCAGGTCGGCTTCCAGTCGCTCGGCTCGGACGCGATCCCCGCCGCCCGGGAGCTGCTCGGCCCGGTGCGCGCCATCGGGGTCGCCGGGGCGTGGAGCCGGCCGTTCGGCTACTACACCCGCTCGGCCTGGGCGGGCCGCCGCAGGCTGGACGGCGCCGACGTCATGGACGGCGCCCTCACCAACCCCTTCGCCCACGCGGTGGCGACCGCCCTGGCCGTCGCCGGCGCGGACACGGCCGCGGCGATCGCCGGCGTCGAGCTGGAGCTGTACCGGGCCAACGCGATCGAGTCCGACGACACCTCCAGCGTCCGGCTCCGGCTCGCGGACGGGACGGTCATCGCGATCACCGTCTCGCTCTGCTCCGACCGGCGCACCGAGCCCTACCTGCACCTGCACGGCCGCGACCGGTCCGCCCGCCTCTTCTACACCGTCGACGAGATCGAGATGGGCGGGACCGTCACCGGCTTCGGCCGGGCCGACCTGCTCGGCGACCTCGTCGCGCACGTGCGGGACGGCGCCGGCCTCCTGGTGCCGCTCGCGCGCACGGGCGGCTTCACCCGGCTGCTCGACGCGATCCGGCTCGCCCCCGACCCGCGCCTGATCGACGGGCGGTTCGTCCGGGCGGAGCCGTCCCGGCTGGTCCTGCCCGGCATCGAGGACCTGGCCGTGCGCGCCGCCGCGGAGCTGAAGACCCTCTCCGAGCTGGGCTTCCCCGGCAGCCTGGGATCCGTGCGGGCACCCTGGCCGCGGACCGCGCTACGCGTCGGCGACCGTGAGGTGGCCGACTACGTCCAGCGCGGCGACCTCCAGGCCGCCGACGCGCCGCGCCCCCACCTGCACCCCGTCCGGACCCTCGGCGGGACGGTCGTCACCGAGAGCCGCCCGGACGACCACGTCCACCACCTCGGGGCCGGCGTCGCGATCTCCGACGTCGACGGGGTCAACTTCTGGGGCGGCTCGACCTACGTCCGCGGCGAGGGGCCCAGGATGCTCGCCGACCACGGGCGGCAGAGGCGCCGCTCGCTCCGTCCCGTCGACGGCGGCTACGCGGAGGACCTCGACTGGACCGGACCGGACGGCACCGTCCTCGCCACCGAGGAGCGGACCCTGACGGCGCGGGCCCTGACACCGCCGACCGGGCCGGAGGCGTGGGCGCTGGACTTCGCGTTCGCGCTCACCGGACGGGCAGGGCGGCCGCTCGTCCTGCGAAGCTCGGCCTGCAAGGGCCGCACCGGCGCCGGATACGGCGGCTTCTTCTGGCGCGCCCCCAAGGACTCCACCGGCCTGGACGTCTTCACCGGCGAGGCCTCCGGTGAAGGGGCCGTGCACGGCAGCGTCACCCCCTGGCTGGCGCTGACCTCGGACGCGTGGAGCCTGGTGTTCGTCCAGACCGCCGGGCTCGATCCCTGGTTCGTCCGCGTCGCCGAGTACCCCGGCGTCGGGCCCGCGCTGGCCTGGGACGAGCCGCGGACCGTCCCGGAGCGGCTGGAGCGGGCGATCACCGTGATCGTCGCCGACGGGCGTCTCGCCCCGGGCCGCGCCCGCACCCTCGCGGCGGCGCAGGCGACCGGGCGGGTCAGCCGGAGGTGA
- a CDS encoding LacI family DNA-binding transcriptional regulator has translation MAVTIRDVAHASGVHVSTVSRTFSAPHMVNAETRTRVLAVAEKLGYRPNRAARALTTGRTGNLGLIVADLANPFFPPLIKAAQAAARGQDYHLFVADTDENPVEEQDLVQAFSKQVDGIVLCSPRSSNKALEKLAETIPFVLVNRRMRGVPTVVMDVAQGARAAMGHLAGLGHRRVALVAGPAGSWTSGEIRRAVAEVPGLDTLVIGPNAPTEEGGAAVAERVAEAGVTGVLAYNDLVAIGLIEALEERGVSVPGDVSVIGVDDSVTGRLHRPKLTTVAMPAADAGRMAVDLLIKSMSAATVLETHLVVRESTAPPKGIP, from the coding sequence ATGGCAGTGACGATCCGGGATGTGGCGCACGCGTCCGGCGTGCATGTGTCGACGGTGTCGCGGACCTTCTCCGCGCCCCACATGGTCAACGCCGAGACGCGGACCCGGGTCCTCGCGGTGGCCGAGAAGCTCGGCTACCGGCCGAACCGGGCGGCCCGCGCGCTCACCACGGGCCGGACCGGCAACCTCGGGCTGATCGTCGCCGACCTCGCCAACCCGTTCTTCCCTCCGCTGATCAAGGCGGCCCAGGCCGCCGCCCGCGGCCAGGACTACCACCTGTTCGTCGCCGACACCGACGAGAACCCCGTGGAGGAGCAGGACCTCGTCCAGGCCTTCTCCAAGCAGGTGGACGGCATCGTGCTGTGCAGCCCGCGCTCGTCCAACAAGGCGCTGGAGAAGCTGGCCGAGACGATCCCGTTCGTGCTGGTCAACCGGCGGATGCGCGGGGTGCCGACCGTCGTGATGGACGTCGCCCAGGGCGCCCGCGCCGCGATGGGGCACCTCGCCGGGCTCGGCCACCGGCGGGTCGCCCTCGTCGCCGGGCCGGCCGGATCCTGGACGAGCGGCGAGATCCGCCGGGCCGTGGCCGAGGTGCCCGGGCTCGACACGCTCGTCATCGGCCCGAACGCCCCCACCGAGGAGGGCGGCGCCGCCGTCGCCGAACGGGTGGCCGAGGCGGGGGTCACCGGAGTGCTGGCCTACAACGACCTCGTCGCCATCGGCCTCATCGAGGCGCTGGAGGAGCGGGGCGTCAGCGTGCCAGGCGACGTCAGCGTGATCGGCGTCGACGACAGCGTCACCGGGCGGCTGCACCGGCCGAAGCTCACGACGGTCGCGATGCCCGCGGCCGACGCCGGGCGCATGGCCGTCGACCTGCTCATCAAGTCGATGAGCGCCGCCACCGTCCTGGAGACGCACCTGGTCGTCCGCGAGTCCACCGCTCCCCCGAAAGGAATCCCATGA
- a CDS encoding carbohydrate ABC transporter permease, protein MATTGKRAPVLFRPVSRLTRHVLLIVFGLFMLYPLLWMISSSLKPEELIFREPGLVPSEVTGANYSGGWGALKHSFGYYLWNSAVITSLAVVGNLLACSMAAYAFARLEFPFKRFWFAVMLGSIMLPHHVTVVPQYIMFNKIDWINTIWPIVVPKFLATDAFFIFLMVQFIRTLPRELDEAAAIDGAGYWRTFLQVVMPLCVPALATTAIFTFIWTWNDFFTQNLYLTNSDKLTAPVALRQFMDSSGDSSWGPMFAMSIVSLGPIFGFFLAGQKYLVRGMATTGLK, encoded by the coding sequence ATGGCGACGACAGGTAAGCGCGCGCCGGTGCTGTTCCGGCCCGTCTCCCGGCTGACCAGGCACGTGCTGCTGATCGTGTTCGGGCTGTTCATGCTCTACCCGCTGCTCTGGATGATCTCCAGCTCGCTCAAGCCGGAGGAGCTGATCTTCCGGGAGCCGGGCCTGGTGCCCTCGGAGGTCACCGGCGCGAACTACTCCGGCGGGTGGGGCGCGCTCAAGCACTCCTTCGGGTACTACCTCTGGAACTCCGCGGTCATCACGTCCCTCGCGGTCGTCGGCAACCTGCTGGCCTGCTCGATGGCGGCCTACGCGTTCGCCCGGCTGGAGTTCCCGTTCAAGCGGTTCTGGTTCGCGGTCATGCTGGGCTCGATCATGTTGCCGCACCATGTGACGGTCGTGCCGCAGTACATCATGTTCAACAAGATCGACTGGATCAACACGATCTGGCCGATCGTCGTGCCGAAGTTCCTCGCCACCGACGCGTTCTTCATCTTCCTGATGGTGCAGTTCATCCGCACCCTGCCCCGGGAGCTGGACGAGGCCGCGGCGATCGACGGCGCCGGCTACTGGCGCACGTTCCTGCAGGTGGTGATGCCGCTCTGCGTGCCCGCGCTGGCCACTACGGCGATCTTCACCTTCATCTGGACGTGGAACGACTTCTTCACCCAGAACCTCTACCTCACCAATTCCGACAAGCTCACCGCCCCGGTGGCGCTGCGCCAGTTCATGGACTCCAGCGGCGACTCCTCCTGGGGGCCGATGTTCGCGATGTCGATCGTCTCGCTCGGTCCGATCTTCGGTTTCTTCCTGGCCGGCCAGAAATACCTCGTCCGAGGAATGGCGACCACCGGCCTCAAATAG